Within Phocoena phocoena chromosome 9, mPhoPho1.1, whole genome shotgun sequence, the genomic segment AGATTAAAAACTGTCCACAGGAGCAAAGGTCCTGGAGTCGATTTCTAGCAGTGGAGAGGGTTTTGCCCTTTCAAACCAAACAATTTAGGACGTCCTCATAACCCCTTGTCTGCGCCTATAGCTTCTGGCTGATGACTGCCGTGAagcacccttcccctccctcagccaTTTTCACTCTCTATCTTCGCCCCCGCGCTGCAGGTCCTGTGCCGGTATAAGAACATCTGGAACGTCAGCCTGCAGCTGCGCCCGACCTTAATTGCAGGGATCATGAAAGACAGCGGTATGAAGGCAGCAGCGTTTTCGGCAGGGATTTGAGGGAAGACTGATTGCAAAGGCCCAGGGGAGTGGCCCTCCACTGGGTCTTCATATTGGCGGCAGCAGCTAGTAACATGCCCTCTACCTGAAGCCCCGGTAGGGGTCCCCCAATCCTGGGACCCTTAGGTCGTCCCTCACCAGTGAGCCCAACTTTCTTCTTGCAGGAAACCAGCCACCAGCTTTGCTTCCCCGCAAAGCCCTATACGTGAAAAATGACGTTAGGCTCCTGGGACAGTATCTCCAGGTTCCCATCCACTTACCCAAGGATTTCTTCTTTGTGATCTTTGAAAAAGGTGAAGAGAATGGGATGTAGATGGGGCCTCAAGTAGAGAGGAGTGGATTTGGAGATTTCAGGGCCAGAAAGGAGGGGTTCGGGTGATTCCATGAAGTGAAACAAGCCTTGGGAAAACTCAGGATCAGAGTTAAGGGAGCAGAAGGTTTGAGGATGTCAGGGGAGGGAGAGCAGGACAAACGGGTTATCAGAAACGTGGGTGGGAGCCTGAGGGCGTTGGAGCACTGGGGGGTGTCAGAAGCAGGAAAGAGCTGGTCTTCCATGGGGAAACAAGCTAGAGGAGCCCTACCTCTGAGTGCCTCTGTCCCACAGGAAGTTTGACAGCCATGCGCTTCCTCACCATCGTGAAACTGGAGCACCCAGAGTTGCTGGAGAAAGTGTCCAGGGAACTGTGGATGCGCGTCTGGTCACGGGTGAGGGTGGGGCTCTGGGAACCCACTTGCAGGGAGACCCTGGATGATTCGATGACCCTGCCCTAGGCTCAGTCCAGGTCCTGCCTTCCCCATCGTTCACTGACCTAGTGTCCTCCATCACGCCCCCACACCTTGTACTGAGTGTCCTCTTTTTTCCAGGACGAAGACATCACGGAGCCCCAGAGCATCCTGGCCGTGAGTGTCCCCACTCCTCCTGTGGGGAGTCTGAGGACGGTTGACATCCGGGGGCAAAGAGGACATCGTTTTGTTATTGGGTAGAAGAGGTCATAGTTAGGGGAGAAAGGATCTTTGATAGGCGAAATTACTAAGGGGTTGGAAGTAAGAGGACTCGCGAAAGACTATCCCATGGTTGAACGAGGAAGTGCAACATTCTACATGGGTAGCACGTATTTGGTGCAAGAATCCAGTGGGAGAGGTGTTAAATGTTGGCACCTGCAGATCTGAAGTACTGGCAAGTCTTGGCCCCAAAGACTCCAGCACAGACCTCACCATCACATCCAGGAGACTTTAAAAGCAggctttaaaaagacaaaaagagggcttccctggtggcgcagtggttgagagtccgcctgccgatgcaggggacacgggttcgtgccccggtccgggaggatcccacatgccgcggagcggctgggcccgtgagccatggccgctgagcctgcgcatccagagcctgtgctccgcagcggaagaggccacaacagtgagaggcccacgtaccgcaaaaaaaaaaaagacaaaaagagataACTGACTCAAGCCAAAATTACACAGAAGCCTGagtgagaaaaatggaaatagctCAAAACGTTAAAATGTGTGCCAGCCATAGATAGGGCTATAAAAAGTAAGTGTTTCTGCAGGATTGAATCAGAAAATTTAAcaccatattttttttcccttaagtttaCAAAAGGTAGTTGAGGCATATTCAAATGTAATAGATAAAACGACAAGTcacaaaaaagttaaacatacaaagCATGCCAATATATCCTTCATGTTTTTATTCTCGCAAAGTCTATACATAggcttgctttttcacttaatatttaacAGTCCTTTTCCATGCCATTTAAAACTCTTTGTTAGTTTCCACATAGCATTCCATTCACTGCCCTATTATTGAACCCTTGGTCAGAACACAATTCCCTCATGTGGTCAAAGCAACGTCATGGATGACTTTGCATTTCCCAGTCCAGGTCGTGGAGGTCAGGTCCCAGTGGTTGTCAACCCTGGCTGTATATTAAAATCACCTGCGCACCACCGCCCAGAAATTCCGATGTCCTTGTACTCAGGGTTGACATGCAAACTGGGATTTTCAAAAGCTCCCCCAGGAGATGCTCATATGTGCAGCTAAAGCGAAGAGCCACCGATCCCAGCAAACTCCAAACTGAAGCCTTCAACGTTCTCTCGAAGCCAGACACTCATAGCTGTAGCCGTGTGCCTTGTCCAGAGTCCGCAGGAAATTCTATAGGAATTAGAGCCCGGCCCTTGATTCAGGAGTTCTAAGAAGTAGGAAGGCACGAGCCCCAGACTTACTGTCAGGGGACTCAGATTCTAGCATTGGCTCTGCTACTAACAAGTTCTTCGACACTGACCAAGATATGTACCGTTTCTGGACTTGAGGCTCATCTGTTGACAAAGTGGTTGGGAAGCTGGTCTCTAAGATGCCCTCTGGCATTAAATTTCTGCAACTATGCCTCTGCCACCCACTCTTTCCACCCATCTCATGATTTTCAAGGGAAAAACAGCCCCTGTTGGCAAGGATAGACCTCCACTCATGGCTGGGTAAAGGCATTGGCAGGATAACGTGGggacacaaaatttaaaaaaccagttTTTTCCTGAGATTCCCCTCCCCCACTAATGCAGACACAGTTGTGTTCCCTACCCCATCCCTTCAGGCTGCAGAGAAGGCTGGCATGTCCACGGGACGAGCCCGGGAACTTCTGGAAAGGGTCTCAACACCACAGGTGAAGAACCAGCTCAAGGAGACCACTGATGCAGCCTGCAAATACGGGGTGAGCAACTCTGTGTGTCCCCAGGCTCAGTGCTGAGACAGGGTCCCCGTGCTCCTGTCCAAAAGCTACTCACCAACCATGAGCCCTCCTGGCTCTCCCAGGCCACCCtcaccctcttccttcctttccctggaccccaggaaaggaagggagggagctaGATGATGAGAGAGGAGACACAAAACTCTCCCTAGAGACCCGGAGCCTCTTATCGGACGCCTCTGGCTGCTTTGTGTCTGTGACCTCAGACCAGTATTGACGTGCAGCCTTCAACGGCAGCCCAATAACCACCTGCTCCATCACCCTCCTTCCTGCACGCCGACTGCTTTCTCCAGGCCTTTGGGCTGCCTGTCACTGTGGCCCACCTGGATGATGAAACCTACATGCTGTTTGGCTCTGACCGGATGGAGTTGCTGGCACACCTTCTGGGTAAGTTACAGGTTCATGCTGAGCTGCCCTTGACCCCACCCCTACGTGATATCAGTTGCCCAGAAGGATGGATTCAgagcaaaaaaaagaatgtcctaGGCCCTTCCAGTAATGGAGCCTCATACAGACACAGGTGTGCCTGAGGTAGAATGGGGAGGGGGCCACCTTCTCCCACAGGAGAGAAGGAAGCCTCTGTACCTTGAAGCCAGGCGGAGCTCGTCCTAGAGAACCCCCAGGGGCTTGTGCGGCCAGCCTCTGGCATGATTTTCTCCATCCAGGAGAGAAGTGGATGGGCCCTGTGCCTCCAGCTGCGACTGCCAGACTttagggaagcccagaagcagcAGAATTACTGGTATAAAAAAGCAGACTATCTCCTTACCCCTCCGCCACCGTGGGGCCCTGGGACTCTGGTTTCCTGTCTCATAGAGGTTCCTCTCCGGCCCTGGGGGATGCCGGCGAGGGGCTCTGCAGTACACCATCTACCATTAGTCTCACGGCTGCCATTACTTCTGTGCCTCACGAGTGCCTTTCGAGAGCCCCAAACTCTGCTTCCCACAAAATAAACCTAATGCCATCAGGCATCATATTTCTGGGTCTGTGTCTTCCCTGGTGTTTGTGTTCTTGTTCCTGCGATCACACCTGGCCATTCTAGGTGTTTGAGAAGAGCAGCTCACTGTGtgctcccagccccctgcccacctTGGGGCAGCTTATGTGGAGGGAGCAGGAAACAGTCCCTCTTTCTCTTCTACAGAAGCTTCCTGAGTCTGTCAGAGACAGAAAACTAAGCCGGATGGATTTTGCCCCTAACCAGTTGGGCACTGTCTTCTGACCAGCCGTGGTGCCTGAGACAGGGCTGGGGCCAGAAGCCCCTGGGGTATGAAGGCTGGAGGGAGCCAGAGCCTGACTGAGCTTGCATCCAGATATGTAAACGGAGTCCAGCTACTCTAACCAGGACAAGGCCAGGCAAGGAGACTGGCTGGAGCTGCCATGGCCTGAAGACGTTGCTCGTCCCCTTATGGTTCCTCCCCCTCACCCACAAAGCAGATCCCAAGGAAAACTCAGGCCTTTCTCCCGGCCTATTATGACCCCTGTTCCCTCCCACAGAAACCAATAGCTTTCCCACTCCCCCAGTTATTAATCCAAAGTCCCTGCTCTTTCTGTGCCCACTGTATGATCAGAATGCCTTGCGTTTCGATGGGGTCTGGACTTCTTTGTCATCCCAGACTAATGTGGTATAATCTCTTATTGTAGAGGCAGATTTCCCAGTCCTGGCCACTCTTTCTTTAAAGGCTCTAgcatcctatttttctttttcttttttttaagagtagtactctttttttttttttttttacagttatttattcattcattcatttatttattggctgcgttgggtcttcactgctgcacgcgggctttctctagttgcggcgtacaggggctgctcttcgttgcggtgtgcgtgcttctcttgttgagcacgggctctaggtgtgtgggcttcagtagttgtggcatgtgggctcagtagttgtggctcatgggctttagagcacaggctcagcagttgtggcacacgggctcagctgctctgtggcgtgtgggatcttcccggaccagggctcaaacccgtgttccctgcattggcaggcggattcttaaccactgcgccaccagggaagtcctagcatCCTATTTTTCTAATCCAATAGAAGAATTTAATCTTCACTGAAGGAATGAGACAATTTCTAGACTAATTCTTAGCACGTGTGATCTAGATTTTAATGTCTGAACTTATgccaaatagaataaaaaatgattatattagGGTTCTCCCAAAAAGAATCAATAGGATGTTTATAAATACATAGAAAGATTTATTGTGAGGTATTGGTTCACATGACTACGGAAGCTGAGGACTCCCATCatttgccatctgcaagctggaggcccaggaaagctgGGGTCAGTTCCAGTCCAagttcaaaggcctgagaaccaggagagccaatgtCCGAGGGAAGAAGATGGCTGTCTCCATTCAAACAGAGCAAATTCTCCCTTCTGCCTTTTTGTGCTATTCGggccctcaatggattggatgatgaAAACCCGCATTGGTGAGAACCACCTCTTCTatggattcaaatgctaatctcttctggaaacacccttgCAGGCACACCCAGAAATTATGTTTTATCAGCTCTTTGGGCATCCGTTAGCACAGTCaacttgacacataaaactaaccatcacagcGAGAAAAGGAAAAACCTCCAAATGCagctatattttatttcaattaaggAACGCTCTTTTCTATAATTTAAACCGTTTCATACTTAgttgcttcctctcctctccttctgatcAACAGTTGTAATATAAAATTTGCAATTATGTCAATCTCAGAATTCAATACTGAACCACTTCCTTGTGTTGTAATTCAAATTCCAAGCTTACCAAATAATGTTATGCTTCTAAAACACAACTTTTTTaggtaaaattctttaaaattatatatatatatatatattttttttttggctgcgtgtgtctttgttgcagtgcgccagcttcacgggcttctctctaattgtggtgtgcaggcttctctctagctatggCGTGCAGCCTCCAGGGCgccgtgggctctgtagtttgcagcacgtgggctctctcgctgaggcacgtgagctcagtagttgtggcgcgtggtcTTAGTTTTCCCACGGCAGgtagggtcttagttccctgaccagggatcaaacccacatcccctgaattggaagggggattctttaccactggaccaccagggaagtcccaaaagtgatatttttttacagaaccaAAACACAAGTGGTAATTAAAGACAACAAAGTATTGCATGCATgtggtaaaacaaaaacaaaaaacagagcaagGTGTGAAATGAAAAGTGAAGAGTTCTCCCTTTCCCACTCTTCACTTTTTTGTGTATGCTTTGAGaaatgccctttttttttaaacacaaatgtcAGGCATAATACAGAGATTCCATATAcccttcatccagtttccccaATGGTGACATCTTGCGTGTCTGGTACAATAACACAACCAGAAAATTGGCATTGATACAATCCATCaacctcattcagatttcatcagTTTGATATGCATacatttgtgtgtctgtgtttaatTCCGTATAATTTTATCACCTGTAGACTCATGTCACCGCAACCACAGTCTAGACACAGAATGCTTCCAGCTTAGGGATCCCTCATACTGCCCTTTTTGTAGCAAtagccacctccctccctccctccccacttccctaaCCCTTGGCAACCGTGATCTGTTCACATAGTTGTCATTTTACGAGGGCTGTATGAACGGAATCAGATTGGCTtgttttcactcagcataacccCCTGAGGTCCACCCAAGGTACTATATGTCTCTGTAGTttgtagcttttttctttttgttgctgagtccTGTTCCTTGGTATGGATGTGCCAGTTTGTTtaacctgttgaaggacatttaagttgtttccactttggggctgaaaattttcaaattccaacgtgtgtgtgtgtgtgtgtgtgtgtttgtgtgtgtgtaggcttCCCCACACCAGCAAGCAATTTTCGCATGCCAGCAGGGTTTTcgagaattcaactcaattccGACACTATCTACCCGGAGATAGCATTACATTCCACGTGTAAGACCACCCTCCACTTCCAGGTGCAAGTCCAGGTCGTCACCTGCGCTTCTGACAGACTGGTTATAAaccagaggttcccatgacccccttctcgggtttaattaatttgctagaacggctcacagaactcaatAAAACtcatttactcactagattactgatttattataaaagtatattaaaggatatgattCAAAacccagatgaagagatacatagggcgaGGTTCTGAACAAAGGAGCTTCTGTCCTCAtggagatgaagagatacatagggtgagGTCCTGAACAAAGGAGCTTTTGTCCTCATGGAACTTGGGGACCAGCATGGTGGCACATGGAAGCATCCTGGTTTCCCATTGTGGAAGCTCTCCGAAAATGGggtttttatggagacttcattacaTAGTCATGATTGACTAAATCTCTGGCCAATGGCAATTGATTTAACCTCaagctcctctctcctccccagaaaTCAGGGAGGGGAACTGaaaattccaaccctctaatcacttggttggttctcctggcaaccaggcCCCTGATCTTTAGGTGCTTCTAAAAGTCACTTCATTCACAAAAGACACACTTATCACTGTCAACGCTTAGGAAATTACAAGTCTTTTGgaagctgtgagccaggaactgtggacTAAAACcacatatatatgagaaatatattttggtcatctgaatatccaaatatgtgtatataaatatatatatatcttatcaatcacaatatcacaggggCTACCCCaggtaaagctgctatgaacatgcatgtacaggtttgtgtgtgcatataaattttcatttctctggggtcaATGCCCAGGAGTACaattgctgagtcatgtggtaAGCGAATGTTTAGTGTTGTAAAGAAACTGCTCTACTTTTCCGGAGTAGCCATACCATTTTCCCTTCACACCAGCAATTCATGAGTgatccaatttttccacatcctcaccagcatttggtgttattacaatttcttattttaccttttctgattggtgtgtagtggtatctcattgtgactttaatttacatttccctaataatgttgaacatctttttgccTGTGGGGTTGAGTGGGAAGGGGAATGATGGAACTTTCTGGGTGATAGTAATGTTTCCTATCTTGATTGGAGTTTGGGTTACACCAATGTAAATTTTTATCAAAACTCATGGAATGGTCCAGTTAAAATCTGTGCAATCCACTGCAtgcaaattttactttaaaaaaaaaagttaactgtaAACTAATATTTAATTCTTGTTACTTTTATGCATGCTGAAGTAGCTAGGTGGAAGTGTGCTGATGTCTGCAGCCTACTTTGAAATGTATCAAAAAATAAGATATATTGATGGATAAAGTGATGGATAGatatataataaagtataatgAAATTAGAAGCCCCTCTAATCCTTTTTAACTGATGAAATGTATACTATGAgtatagattatttttttaactaaaataattatctttagtAATCTATATCTTTAaggtttatgtttaaaaaaatttgttaatatgggcttccctggtggcgcagtggttgagagtccgcctgccgatgcaggggacacgggttcgtgccccggtccgggaggatcccgtgtgccgcggagcagctgcgcccgtgagccatggccgctgggcctgtgcgtccagagcctgtgctccgcaacgggagaggccacaacagtgagaggcccgtatacagcaaaaaaaaaaaaaaaaattttgttaatatCCACACATTGATACTTTCACACATCGATGCTATCTCAGATAATGTGTTTAATCAttaactcttgggcttccctggcggcacagtggttgagagtccgcctgccgatgcaggcgacacgggttcgtgcgccgg encodes:
- the GSTK1 gene encoding glutathione S-transferase kappa 1 isoform X3: MGPLPRTLELFYDVLSPYSWLAFEVLCRYKNIWNVSLQLRPTLIAGIMKDSGSLTAMRFLTIVKLEHPELLEKVSRELWMRVWSRDEDITEPQSILAAAEKAGMSTGRARELLERVSTPQVKNQLKETTDAACKYGAFGLPVTVAHLDDETYMLFGSDRMELLAHLLGEKWMGPVPPAATARL
- the GSTK1 gene encoding glutathione S-transferase kappa 1 isoform X2 gives rise to the protein MGPLPRTLELFYDVLSPYSWLAFEVLCRYKNIWNVSLQLRPTLIAGIMKDSGNQPPALLPRKALYVKNDVRLLGQYLQVPIHLPKDFFFVIFEKGSLTAMRFLTIVKLEHPELLEKVSRELWMRVWSRAAEKAGMSTGRARELLERVSTPQVKNQLKETTDAACKYGAFGLPVTVAHLDDETYMLFGSDRMELLAHLLGEKWMGPVPPAATARL
- the GSTK1 gene encoding glutathione S-transferase kappa 1 isoform X1; translated protein: MGPLPRTLELFYDVLSPYSWLAFEVLCRYKNIWNVSLQLRPTLIAGIMKDSGNQPPALLPRKALYVKNDVRLLGQYLQVPIHLPKDFFFVIFEKGSLTAMRFLTIVKLEHPELLEKVSRELWMRVWSRDEDITEPQSILAAAEKAGMSTGRARELLERVSTPQVKNQLKETTDAACKYGAFGLPVTVAHLDDETYMLFGSDRMELLAHLLGEKWMGPVPPAATARL